The Tenrec ecaudatus isolate mTenEca1 chromosome 7, mTenEca1.hap1, whole genome shotgun sequence genome window below encodes:
- the FAM229B gene encoding protein FAM229B produces MPFRFGVQARSFPMEGGDSSIGLELGLSSSAAANGKETSPTRQLRRCPGSHCLTITDVPINVYATMRKTAAQSSKAMHPNSTVKSFVGVD; encoded by the exons ATGCCTTTTCGGTTTGGGGTCCAGGCAAGAAGTTTTCCAATGGAAGGAGGAGATTCTTCAATAGGCCTGGAACTCGGGTTGAGCTCGAGCGCTGCCGCTAACGGGAAAGAGACTTCACCAACCAG GCAGCTCCGAAGATGTCCTGGAAGTCATTGCCTGACAATAACTGATGTTCCCATCAATGTCTATGCAACAATGCGCAAGACAGCTGCACAGAGCAGCAAGGCAATGCATCCTAATAGCACCGTTAAGTCTTTTGTAGGTGTTGACTAG